The genomic window GCAGTCCGTGAAGTGCTCGCATTCTACCGAATGAAACCTAGATCTGCCTCTGTCAATGCCTTCCAGATGTTCAGAGATGGTCTTCGCGTGCTCAAGCAGGGACACTCCCCTGACGCACGTGTCAAGAACCCGCATCCAGCCTATGCAAACGGGTTGCCGTCAGATCACCTTCAAAACCAGATATTTTATTTTTTAAGCTGGTGTGCCGGCCTCTTAATCAGTTACGACAATGATGCCAGGGTACTGCTCGATTCAGTCAGGGAGTACCGTTATCCGGAACTTAATCCGCATGGCGTTGCACAAAACATTTATCGGGCGACCATTCTGCCCACGGGCCTAACCTTATCTGCCTGGGGCAAATATTGGCAAAAGGTTGAGATTCGTATTCGTGAATTTCTTCTTGCTCTTGAATTACAAGCACAGGCTTCAGGGTTGGCTTATCGCGCCAGGACAGCTCTGGAGCGTATGATAGTGGAACACCCATCGGCTTCCCGTCCTCTGACCGTGGGAGCCACACACGCAATCCGGATTGAGGTTACCGAGATAATTCCAGACATTTTTCTTTCAGCGAAGGTCGAGCGTCTTTATTGCACCGTCGAGTTTGATGGATCTGGCATGGGAACGATAGAACTTCCCGTTTGTGATGGACTAGTTCCCAGATCTGTTTTGTCTGATGCCATCGCAGCCGAATTTGCCTGGCCAATTCTCGGACGATTCTTCGGGCGTACTATTTACCCTCACCTTCGCATTAAGCGTGAGCGGACAGGATTTTCTATCTGGCGAGAAGCACTGCGCCTTACGAGAACACTTTGCGAGGATGAACACGTTATCAGACAAAAGATGCATGAACAAATTGGCTGGACAGTTTTTTTGCAGGAGATCTGGGGGCAGCAGAACCAGCCGCTCGATAGTTTTTATACCGTTGGCGGTAAGGTCTCTTTGAAGAAAAATGATTGGAAGCTATCTTTCCTGAAGTATTACAGACGTTTCTTCAAAACAGGACCAGCATCATGGCGTGCATTCAACAAAGGCTGGATGATACTTGATGTCAGCGATAAGTTTCATGATATGAAAGTAGAGGGGCAGGAGATTCATGTTGTGCTTACGGTGGGTGGCGTTGTGCTTGGAACGGTTAACATCCCCGTCAAGAAGAACATCATACGTACCCGGGAACTGCGTGCAGCGCTCACGAAAGCGAGTGGCTTTGAATTATGCCGGGCATCTGTCCGTGAGGGCTTGCTGGGTAAGTCATTGGCAGATAATATGGCATCACTTCGGGATCGCCTGTCAGCGGTAAAAAAATCACCGGTGCCGCATAAGGAATACGACTCACTTTTGAGGACGTGTCGTGATGTCGCCTTTGTGCCAGGAACAGACTTCACCCTTGATCGTGTATTGTCAGCAGGAAATTATGGTGTACTTTTTGGGAGGCACCTATATGGCGAGATTGGAACAAGCGCCTCCCGGCGCGCAACGCTACCATCGTCAGTTATTCCTGAACTTATCGATGCTTCTTCAACAGCTGGTGAGCCGGTAATCCAAGCTTTAGCACCAGAAGAATCTTCCAAACGCGTGCTTTATGTTCCAGAACTATTCTGGTCTCCGACACGAAATATGCAGATATCTTCTCCAGAATCACGTGAATCTGAAACGTTCCAGGCAAAGCCTTCGGCGTTTAACAGCCACGACACAGACACAACACAAGCCTTGCGGCGTTGTAGTCCTCCACACTATAGCGGTAACAAACAAAACATTACGACCCACCAGCTCCCCATCATCAGATACCATCGTGTTGCCCCAGACGGCTTGCCCTCAGCAGTTCGCTACCGGGTAACGCCTGACGCATTTGAAGAGCAAATCCGTTACCTCCATGATAATGGATACTACAGTATCCGTCTGAAAGACTGGCACACTGCTATGGAAAAGAAGAGACCGCTTCCTGGTAAAGCAGTAATGATCACTTTTGATGACGGTTATTTCGATTTTCTCACCTATGCATGGCCCATTTTGAGACGATATGGTTTTCACGCCACCGTCTTTCTTGTGGCGGACTATGTTGGGCGATCGGACAGTTGGGATAACGTTTATGGAGAGGAAATACCACTCCTTGGCTGGAGTGAGATCAGACAACTTCGGGATATGGGGGTTGAGTTTGGCTCCCATTCTGCTAGCCATCCTTATCTCACAGCGCTTTCACCAGAGAAGATCGTGCGTGAAGGAGCTCGCTCCAGAGCGATCCTGGGACGCGAACTTGGGATAACGATCAGGGCATTCGCATACCCCTACGGCGATGCGGATCATGTTGTTCAGCATCTTATCGGAGCCTGCGGCTATGTTTATGGTTTGTCGGCCAAACAAGACCTGAGTAAGTTCCAAGATCCCCTGCTTGCGCTGCCTCGCATCGAGATTACCGGTTCCGACAAACTTCAGGACTTCATCGAAAAGCTCAACGTTCGACCCACTCAGGTTGTCAGCTAAAAGCATGTGATGAAAATTATTATCAACTTTATTTACAAATTGTCGTAATATAAAGCCTAATGATTGGAAATCAACAAGGATGATTCAGGGATAATGTTTAAACCTATCAAATTAATAGATATCGAATTGAGCCGTCCTCTTGTGACCATAGAGGGGCTGTATGGCTACGAGTTATTACAGGCGTTGGTCCGCTTGCATAATACTCCAATTGGGTTTATTAAGGTGCCGGTTATCAATGGTCGTTGCACACCAACCGATCTTCGCAGAGCAATTCAGAAACAAAAGACTATCGATAACGCACACCATTTTTTCTCCGATGATCTGTCGGCGTCAGCGATAACGGAAAATTTACGTATCAATGACCTGCTTAAAGTTCCGCCTCCTGTTTACCCAGGACCACAGCCTCTTGTCACCGTTGCAGTCTGCACCCGAGACCGGACCGAAGACCTGCGGCAATGTCTCGATTCTCTCAACGACCTTGATTACCCCGCTCTTGATATCCTGGTTATAGATAATGCTCCCAGGAACGATGACACCGAGCAACTGGCTCGCACAACCTTCCCCGGGATACGCTATGTCCTAGAACCCAGACCAGGCCTCGATTGGGCGCGAAATCGAGCCATAACCGAAGCACGCGGTGAGATTATTGCTTACACTGATGACGATGTAGTTGTTGATCCGGGATGGGTAAAAGCGCTCGTGGAAACCTTCAACCAAAATGATTCGGTGATGGCGGTAACAGGATTGGTCGTACCGTATGAATTAGAAACCGAGGCACAGATACTTTTTGAACGGCACGGTGGTTTTGGTCGCGGCTTTGTATATAAGGAATACCGGGCAAAGAAAAAGAATGGCAAGGTGAAGGCGCTTCATCATAGCAGTGTAGGACGATTTGGCACCGGCGCAAATATGGCTTTTCGTAGCAGTTTATTTCATAAGATCGGATACTTTGACCCAGCCCTGGATGTGGGAACTGTTACCAACGGTGGTGGCGACCTCGAAATGTTTTTCCGGGTACTGAAAGAAGGATATACCCTGTGCTATGAGCCACGTGCATTGGTACGCCACAAGCATCGTCGAAACTACCATCAATTGCGGGAACAGCTTACCAATTGGGGCACCGGTTTTATTTCGTATTTCATGCGAAGCGCCCTGGCATATCCGGATGAGCGATTTGCCTTCTTCAGGGTATGGTTATGGTGGCTCATGCGGAAGATCCGCCTTCTGTTGATTTCCTTTACCGGTTCGTCACGTTTTTCACCTGATTTGCTCCTGGCAGAGATTTGTGGATCATTCCTTCTCGGACGCTACCCTAAAGCCAGGCGCACGGCAGCAAAAATTGCACAGATCTTTGGTTCTGCCACTCAGGTAGTATCGCCAAAAGAAGCCTGTGTTACAAAGGACGATTCACGAACGTAACCACCAACAGCTATCACCACCCGGAGTTGATCAGAGCTAACGAGGTGTAGCGGACTAATTACAAATGAGTATGTATGCCTGTTTTTCTGGAAAAGGCAGAATTGAAACGAGACAAGGAGTAGCACAAATTGCCAATAGTTAGTGTAATTATTCCAACACATAATCGTGCCGAATTGCTTTGCTCGGCAATTACCAGTGTATTAAATCAGACATTTCAGGATTTCGAGATCCTGGTGATCGACGATGCATCAACAGATAATACCCGGGAGGTTATCAGCAGATATCGCGATACAAGAATAAAATATATCCACCATGAAGTTAATAAAGGAGAAGCGGGATCAAGAAATACCGGGATAC from Candidatus Brocadia sp. includes these protein-coding regions:
- a CDS encoding glycosyltransferase — translated: MNNQFASPIKVSVIIPAHNAAETITETLESLLAQTHHAWEAIVVDDGSLDETKAIATGFAEREHRIRVLFQAQGGVCAARNAGIAIARFDWLLFLDADDWLAPAYLEKMTTRLISDSRLDGVYCIAARISPEGKLYEEFLLPSGDLFHALARYAAFPIHTCVVRRSLVEAAGGFDTSLLACEDWDLWQRIVRTGARFDAVREVLAFYRMKPRSASVNAFQMFRDGLRVLKQGHSPDARVKNPHPAYANGLPSDHLQNQIFYFLSWCAGLLISYDNDARVLLDSVREYRYPELNPHGVAQNIYRATILPTGLTLSAWGKYWQKVEIRIREFLLALELQAQASGLAYRARTALERMIVEHPSASRPLTVGATHAIRIEVTEIIPDIFLSAKVERLYCTVEFDGSGMGTIELPVCDGLVPRSVLSDAIAAEFAWPILGRFFGRTIYPHLRIKRERTGFSIWREALRLTRTLCEDEHVIRQKMHEQIGWTVFLQEIWGQQNQPLDSFYTVGGKVSLKKNDWKLSFLKYYRRFFKTGPASWRAFNKGWMILDVSDKFHDMKVEGQEIHVVLTVGGVVLGTVNIPVKKNIIRTRELRAALTKASGFELCRASVREGLLGKSLADNMASLRDRLSAVKKSPVPHKEYDSLLRTCRDVAFVPGTDFTLDRVLSAGNYGVLFGRHLYGEIGTSASRRATLPSSVIPELIDASSTAGEPVIQALAPEESSKRVLYVPELFWSPTRNMQISSPESRESETFQAKPSAFNSHDTDTTQALRRCSPPHYSGNKQNITTHQLPIIRYHRVAPDGLPSAVRYRVTPDAFEEQIRYLHDNGYYSIRLKDWHTAMEKKRPLPGKAVMITFDDGYFDFLTYAWPILRRYGFHATVFLVADYVGRSDSWDNVYGEEIPLLGWSEIRQLRDMGVEFGSHSASHPYLTALSPEKIVREGARSRAILGRELGITIRAFAYPYGDADHVVQHLIGACGYVYGLSAKQDLSKFQDPLLALPRIEITGSDKLQDFIEKLNVRPTQVVS
- a CDS encoding glycosyltransferase, whose product is MFKPIKLIDIELSRPLVTIEGLYGYELLQALVRLHNTPIGFIKVPVINGRCTPTDLRRAIQKQKTIDNAHHFFSDDLSASAITENLRINDLLKVPPPVYPGPQPLVTVAVCTRDRTEDLRQCLDSLNDLDYPALDILVIDNAPRNDDTEQLARTTFPGIRYVLEPRPGLDWARNRAITEARGEIIAYTDDDVVVDPGWVKALVETFNQNDSVMAVTGLVVPYELETEAQILFERHGGFGRGFVYKEYRAKKKNGKVKALHHSSVGRFGTGANMAFRSSLFHKIGYFDPALDVGTVTNGGGDLEMFFRVLKEGYTLCYEPRALVRHKHRRNYHQLREQLTNWGTGFISYFMRSALAYPDERFAFFRVWLWWLMRKIRLLLISFTGSSRFSPDLLLAEICGSFLLGRYPKARRTAAKIAQIFGSATQVVSPKEACVTKDDSRT